The genomic stretch ACCTTTGAAGTAGGTCATTCTATTCAAGCCGTTCTGTCGACATTCTCGCTGTCGCGCCATATTCCAGTTATTCTCACTACAAATCCTCAATATTCAAAGATGCATCCTTGAAAAAAATAGATCCTGAAAATGAAAGTCTGTGCTAAGGTGGATTTTGTTTCTGAGTTTATACCTATTTCCCAATGTACAATACCCATGTTTATGCTATATTTTCCTGGTGTCTCGTGGGAATTGATTGTGAAGGTGTGCACAGTGAAAATATCTCTTTTCAAGGTGAGGCCAAAATAGTTAGTTAGCCAAAGATCTTCCGCCACGAAGAAAAAACGAAAACGTGAATGAACTCTTGACTTTTCTCTTTCTCGCCGTTTTTTAACGAACCTGTGTACACGTACCGTCCAAGCTGAGCATACCCTCGTCTTATATAAAGCCTCGGCCTCCTCTGCTCTCTTCCCACACCACAACACACCATTGCATACACCCGAATCGACCCACCTCGAGCACCTAAGCTTTCGATCCAGCATGTCGTCGCAGCGGATGGGGCGTCACCAGCGGAGGGCGTCGCAGAGCGTGTTCGCGCTCCCGGAGAACTTCGCCGCCCTGGACGACGTGCCGGCGTCCGACGAGCACCGGAAGGcgtcggcggacggcggcgcgggcGAGCAGCAGCAGGGGGGCCGGCCCGCGGCGGGGCGCCACCGGCGGGCCATGTCCATGGCCGTCAACTCCTCCAGGGACCTCGAGATGAtcaaggaggacggaggcggctacaacaactacaacaagatCGGCGCCTGAATTAGCTAGTACTCCTGCCACGCGGCGCGCACGGCCGGCATACACCGGCCACGTGCGTGCTCGGCGGCGCTCTCGGTTGAGCCTCGCGCGAGCGGCCAAGCTTTGCCGCAGCTAGCTTGTGCCCAGGGCCGTGTGTGGCGCGTGCTGCTTGGTTCTGGTTTGTTTGTGCTGGTCAAGCGACCAAGCCTAGCTAAGGTCTCTTGCGTGTTTTCCCCTTTTACCTTTGCTCAAGACATGCATGTAAGGAGACGTGATGTTATTTGCGAGTTCAAACCACTTCAAACTTCAAATCGTGTACTTATCTGACGGTGTTTCTGCGTTGCCGTTGATATCTTTGATATGTCTTGCGTGTATTTCTAAATCGTTAATTTAATCAACCTAATACAAAGTAATATATCATTAAAAACTTAAGATGCTATATTGTAAAAGATAAATTTATGTTATATGAATTTATAGTGTATTGATTAAATTGATACTCTAGGGGTATGTATAGAACCTATAAAACGGGATGGACGGTGTCGAGACTGTTCTAAAAAAATACTTCCTCTGATCCATACTAAAACCACGATTACAAAAGATATGTCATTGTAAGGCTTGGCGAGACGTATCGTGCGTCGACCAAGCATGTGTCCTCCTCACTGTCGCAAAATTACTTCTCTCCAAGCAAATATTTAGGGTAAGAGTGGGCAGCATTTGATGACAAAAGTTTTGGCATTGCAAGGCTAGAGACGACACGTACCCCGTCCGTCAACCAAGCATGTCCTCACCTCACTCTCGCAAAATTACTACACTCCAAACAACACGAAAACAGAAAGTGAAACAGCTGATGCTCTGTCCCTGATACACGAAACACGAGCATGTTCAGCCCACTTTCCTCCCATTCCTCCAACCCAAGTGGGCTGTGTGTATCGAACAATCCAGCCACGCAAAGCAGCAGCATGTTCTCCCCTCCTTATACAGCAATGTATACTGCAATAATATCCTGAAAAAGAGTATATACATCGCAATAATGCGCTCCCACAGATCAGGATCTGTACGTACGTAGTTGTACCACCCTGTACTCCAGGGTACTACGCTTCCAATATTTGTGCACGATGATTGCGTGCTTTTCTCGGGCATTGATCTCCTCTGCATGATTGGCTTTGGATCGAACTCGATGGGGAACATGTACACATGACGGATCGTGCGGCGGCGATCCCGATTTGACGGCCCGGCTTTGGATTAAGGTATGTGTCACTCGACATTGGTATGGTTTGCAACCCATACGAATCGACCCGTCTCGCTTTCGTTAATCATCAGAGGCGACCTTAtcacgtcaaaaaaaaaaaaggcgacCTTATCGCTCTACTGCGGCGACACGCGCAGGTTCTCTTCGGGCGAAGCAAAACTCAGTGCTTTCCTCGAGAGAAAAGTGCAATGCATTATGTGCTTGGAGTTAATTTAACTTACGAAGTACATGAAACTATTTTTTTGCAATAAAGCAAAAAATAGGCCACTTTCATTGATTAAGGCATTTTAGAGGTTTTGCAAGTCATGCCTTGGCAAAAAAGACAATCCCAAAACAAAAGTCTACTCTCGTAATATAATAATAGTAAAAGGCACTTTAGCTCCGGCGAGGCTTCACATAGCCACCCCCTGTTTGATCTTCAAGATGAGCATATTAGTGGTTGATAGTTGATTCTTAAAAACGTGGATGTTCCGCTTTTCTCAAATCTTTGACCAGACTAACATCGTAAGAGAGGCCAATGCCTTCTTGTTTgcaccttttttttcttcttctttggatTACCTCCCCCCACCACTCTTTTATGGAGTGCATCACCGACATATTGTTGATTTGTCCGGTTGTATGTCAACTAGCCCGAGCCATTATTTCAAGATTGCTCAAATTAATACACCTAAAGGCTAAAGAAGCATCATTTAAAAGAAAGTGTGTAACTGATTCTCGAACTTTGAGCTTACATTGACCATAATTTGGTGTTGCGGATATCTTTAGCTCATGGCGCGTTGCTCCTCCTACCACGCCCGCGTTTCGTCGTCCATGGGGGTTGTGTCGGCCATCAGAAGCGCCAAGTCCTTCTCCCGCTTCTTCGTCGCGACATTGGTCTTCAGCAGATAGATATtcacctcttgcttctccttcagcgcctctgtaagggtacattgcccctatgtgtggttttggtaattaatgacaacccctatggactaatgttttcattgagtttatatgtaggaatataccataggttctacttgtattccatgtgttggattcaagtatggatgccatgtaaataaagatacatcttgtgtgttggcatcaagatcatcgatttgaagacatatatgtgatatgatcaagaagaagaaatgaagatggagttcttatgtggaactcaatattagccatgctctatcttatgagagtatgagaaggtacaaggttaagtcgggcaagttcaagatgagcatctcaagtgatcacatgcttgaagcttgccgtccatttggtgataatgggcatgtgaagatgtgcatcaatagagctttcccatcatggtgtatgggggagcatttgtgagtcttcacgaagcgacaatgatcaagtgatgggatgcgcaaggcaaaggtatgaccttgataggttttccttttaccggtctcgaggtggttgatgggagaccggattataggatagatagccgcactatcaagaggggctttcggttgggtaacttgatcacatcgtcttagggagctcaatcctttgcatactttgcatatccttattgcttcttgatgtttctctgcgtgaggttcttgagcttgttgctagctttacaacaagcccaagttcatcgaaaacggaatccgcatgcatcttctattgcgttttcgagtttggacgtctttaccgtttcttgacggtgggagactccctctctaaaatcatctaaaaatgttatgtgaggagtctccatatttccagtttttgttggggttctattcgtcgttatctttccaacaaaattggtttcatgcgaatcggagttcgggagcaatagttattaaagaaaaaggaaagaggagaaaagaataaaaaaagaaaaagagaaaaaggggagggagccggccggccgaccggcccagccaccggcccacccggtccgcgaccgggtccggcgctggtgccatccgggccgcctccagtggccttttggcccaagtccggtcgcaggcccggtccGTGACCAGCCTGCCCGGCACAGGCCCCGGCCCGACCGGGGGCCTCGCCGGCCTGCTTTCCCAGGCGCTACGGGCCGCCTCCTCGCCCGGCTGGGCCGTCAGCGCCCACAGGCCCACCCTTGGCCTGCCGCCCCCGCGCGCCTCTGGGCGTTCCGTCGCCCACGCGACCTGCCTCGCCGCTCGCCCGCCCCAGCTGGGCCTTCTCTCTCCCCACGCGGCCCATCCGCTGTGTTTGGCCTccagtccggtccgaccgggctgctgaccggcTTGTCCGGCTCCAgccccggtcggccggctgggagCGTTTTTGGGCCGTTTTTTTATGCCTTTTTCACTtatctttttccccaacggttttatttgctcccatgctataaataacccttcttccaccttgagcaagtagttcttcctattctctctcctccattgttgcatcttgaagaacttgctctcccctttgattcctccaaccattcttgctcattcttgaggatttgagagaggagatctagatctatacttccaccaaaccatttcttctctaagtgagggaatctcttgggatctagatcttggagtctttggttgactttaccccttgttcttcctctccaatctcatcctagcattcgttgttttggtgggatttgagtgtgagggacttgaacacctccggtgttcttgctttgcatcattgcatagtgttgagctttccaccacgatttgttcgagtgagagaccgtgagcttgttactcttggagggtgacctcctagttggattggttggtgtcccggtgatctcttcgtggaagattgtgaaggggcccgggcttctccttcgtggagcttgtgaagtggttgtggagcttgccatctccggagcggaggaaaagctaaccataaggaaagggccattatccttcgtgggtgtggttaggagaatagggtgagccttcgtggcgcggggaatccttcgtgggacctccactcctccaaacgtgatgtaccttgttgcaaagcaagggaacacgggaatacatcctcgtctccgcgtgcctcggttatttctatacccgagctctctttccttgtgatagccatcgtgcttgaagtacatatatcttgctatcacttgtgctacatatatcttgtgcctatcttgcttagctctagttgctattgttacacttagttgagcttagcatatttagggtttgtgcttgtaaactaaacgatagtttaattccgcattattacaagacaaatctgcaagagtttgtaattgcctattcaccccccctctaggcgacatctcgatctttcagcctCCCACCTCACGTCGGTCTTCTCCTCCTTCGGCGATGTATTCGCCCTCCTTTGCCCTCCACTTTGGGCCACGGCCATGGGCGGAGCCAGGATAAAAAACGAATaggggcaaaaaaaaaaagatgagctGGGTTATGCTTTTCCATACACGGGGTTTGAAAACAGGCCAGAAAAACTGAGTAGTGGGGGCAAATGTATTGGGCTGAGTGGGGGCAAATCCCTATACTATGGGGCAGGTATAAGGAGGCCAGAAAATCGAGTGGGGATATTCGCCCCCCTGGGCTTGTGCCTGGATCCGCCCATGGCCACGGCTGCAATAAGAACTTTCCATGCAAAGTGCTTCAGAGATTATAATAGTGATTCTATCTACAAAGATTTTAGACACGATAACAACTAACAAGTAAAACTACACAAATATGATCTATATATGGCGTTCATAGTCTTAATTTCTTACACTTCTCCCCCATACAATCCTCCTCGCCGACGTACGCCCCCTCCGGCCAGCAACAGGGTTTTGCCGGACGCCCGAATGAGTAGGCCCGAGTCGAGATGCTCTCATGTGCCCGAATAACTTTTCAGAAAAAAAGGAGGAAAGGCATTGTCCATACACCGAGGCTCCGCCACCTTGACTCGTGGGCCTTGCTGGCGTGCCATCCTCCGCAGGATCGAACACCACGCACCATCACAGCCGTCGCACGTGCTCTCTCCACTCCGCCACGCTTTCCTCGCGTatcacggcggcgccggcggcgggaggcaaGCGGAGACGGAAGCCGCTCCGCGTTTCTTCCTCGCAAGCCGCAACCACTGTCTGAGCTGCTATTCTTCTCGTCTCCGACCCCACCTCCGCTGCGCCCGCGGCTTGGATTGCACTCTCACTTTGCGTATACTTGAGGCCGGGAGGGCTGTGTGGTTTGGCTGCTAAGGTTCTGGAGGGCGgagggcatggcggcggcggcggccggagcgggAGAGGGCGAGGAGCTCCTCGTCCGCACCATCGAGGAAGGGGGCGGGCTGTGCGTGGGTGAGCGGTCCTGGCGGCTCAACTTCGACGGCCTCCgacgccaggaggcggagcagcagaggCCGTCGCGCAGCCTCCATGACTGCCTCGGCATGCTAGGTCTGCCTCGTTTTGCCTGTCTATCAACACAGCCCCCTCCTCTTTCTACTAATGGCTAAAAGTTAGCTTAGGTGCCTCCCTGTTTTGGATGGTTTGATCTGGACTTGTTCAACTTTTTGACGGAATTGTTCTGTACTTAGCGAGTTTGTCCTATCCCCCAAAATTGTATCATTGTTAACAAATTGGCCTGAGACTAGTTAGATTGGGTATTTGGGTGGGGACACTAGACTAATGCATTCTCCGAGCCAGAGAATTAACACTAAAATAGGGGGACGATGTATGATTGTCTGTACTTGTATGGATATATGATGTGGCATCATCTATCTGTTTGAAATGATTTTAAATCTATCATTCTGGGGTCTGCTTCTGTATGTGGTGTAAGAGTGGTTATTCAAAAGTAAATTACTACTGGGGTAATCGAGTTCTGTCTCGAGATTTTTCTTCATATCAAATCTTCTATGCATATGGAGGTGCGAATCACCATCATGGAGTTCAGAGTTTTCATTCTTCACGTAAATGTCAAATTTGTTCTGAATCATTATTTTTAGGAACTTAGGATATGTATAGGCGTCAATACATATATGCAAGTGGCGTGACCAAATTGGGTCCTCTGAATTCGTTGCTGTCTATTTATTTGCTCCACAATCATACATCCGTTGTGTAGTTCTTCTTAATTGAGTATGGCTTAACTGTTTGCACCTTATTGTTGTAATTTGATAGTGCAATCTGTAATTTCTGTAATTAAATTACAGCTCAACGCCCTGGAGACGTTCTGGCTGAATACTACAACCAACAATTGGAGATGCTGGAAGGTTTCAGTGAAATGGATACACTCACAGACCGTGGCTGCCTTCCTGGACTATCCAAGGTTTGTAACACGATAAAGAAAAATGCTTATGAATAAGCTGATTCTTCATCTCATCCTACTTGCAGGAAGAACGTGAGAAGATTGCTCGCAGTGAAACATTAGCCATCCGATTATCTAACATAGCAAATATGGTTCTTTTTGCTGCAAAAGTTTATGCCTCGCTAAGGAGTGGCTCCCTAGCTATTATTGCTTCAACACTGGATTCTCTACTTGACTTGCTATCCGGGTTTATTTTATGGTTTACTGCGTTCTCAATGCAAACACCAAACCCATACAGGTACCCAATTGGTAAAAGGCGCATGCAACCTTTGGTGAGTTCTCATTCAGCCTGTTTGTTCATGCTTTTATGGATTGATTTGATTTTTGTATGATCGATAAATTTCCTTTCGCTCTTGCTTTTCTTCAATGTTCCTTCTTCCGTAGTTTCACAAAAGAAGTGCATAAGCCGATATTAATTCAACTAAAAGGGTAAATTAGTACCCTAAAAAAGAGGAGAATTACTCAACTGAGTGCAAAATGAACAGAAGCAAGTACTAGACTTAAGGATTGTGATCTCTTTGTTACTGAAGGACTGTAAATTGGGGCTCAATCATACTCATGTATCCTGTCATGTGAACCAAGCAATTTCAAACAGCGATTGCATTACAATGCCAAAAATTGGTACCCCTAGCAAAGTTTTCCTTATCCCTAATACTTATAACTGCACACAGAACAATCTCTGGTAGCATTATAAATATATCATGTCAGAATGACTAATTTGTATTGTAAGTTTGTAACTATACAGAGTGATTGGCTATTTTTGTTATCTATTTCTCTGTTCCTCTTGTTGACAAGTTTGCCACAATCTGTTATGCAGGGAATACTTGTTTTTGCTTCTGTTATGGCAACACTCGGTCTTCAAATTATCCTAGAATCTACACGCTCATTGATATCTGATGTAAGTCCTTCTCTTCTTGTGTTTCATGTCCATGCAGGTGTGCACTTTTGCTCTGCATTTAACTGGTTGTTGAGCATAACTGGCTACCAGCATTTGCATTAGTTGTTTATTCTGTTAAGTTTTGTACTGTAGAATCACACCCTTCCTTCGAAAGTTGGAATTAATAACACAATTTTCACAGTAAATCCACTAATCATCTGAATATTTGATGGGCATGAATAATCAATATTGAAATTGAAATGGTTTGTTTTGAATCTTCTATGATAAGTTCTGAATTTCCTAAGACCCAACATAGATTTATTATAAGCTGCCATAAAAAAAGGGTCTAAATTTGCTAGTTCTTTTTGGTAGATTAAAATTAGATAAATTATGGTGTCCCCTGTCATTGCATCTGATCAAGAACACAAAAATAAATTGATCTGCAGATGTTACCAAAAAGGCGGCTAACCAAATGCCCAACTATCTAAAAGCAACTCACAAACAAGATAGTTACCTTATTTTTGATTGTGCTTGTTCCAGGGAGGTGAATTCCGCTTGACAAAAGAACAGGTTATGTGGGTTGTTGATATCATGCTCGCGGTGACATTGGTGAAGCTTCTGCtggttatatattgccgctcattCACCAATGAAATTGTGAAGGCATACGCACAGGATCACTTTTTTGATGTTATCACCAACATTATTGGCCTTGTGGCCGCACTTCTTGCTAACTATTTTGAAGGCTGGATTGACCCAGTTGGAGCTATCATCGTAAGTAGAAAAATGCCATTTCTGTTTTTCTTGTGTAGCAGAAATATAAAAATGTCATAGTATTTGAGCTTGCTATCAGTTTAGCTCAAGAAGACATGGATGATGCCTTGTTCTGCATACTGCAATACACGTCTTGAAAGATATCCTCTGTTTTCTGCTTTGCAGCTAGCGATCTACACGATCAGGACATGGTCTATGACGGTGCTAGAGAACGTCCATTCACTGGTCGGCCAGTCGGCCTCACCGGAGTTTCTCCAGAAGCTCACCTACCTGTGCTGGAACCAtcacaaggctgtgaggcacatcgACACGGTGCGGGCGTACACGTTCGGCTCCCACTACTTCGTGGAGGTGGACATTGTTCTGCCGTGCGACATGCCCCTGCAGGAGGCGCATGACATCGGCGAGGCCCTGCAGGAGAAGCTGGAGAGCCTGCCCGAAATCGAGCGCGCCTTTGTCCACCTCGACTACGAGTTCACCCACCAGCCCGAGCACGCTCGGTCCTACGACACATAATATAGCCTGAAGGCCCTGGTGCTGTTCGTGGAGCTTAAGAGAGTGCCTGTGCGGAACTGCTGAAGGTATCGAAGTAAGCCCAGATTCAGAAATCTGGATGTTGCCTGCTGTGCTTCTGTCTTTCTGTGGTTGGCTACTGGATAATGGGGCCCAGGCACTGCATGAATTACGATTCTTAACCTGTTACAAACTTACAATACATGTATATGATGAagtgtctttttttttcttgccTTGGCTACGGCGGGCTTATGCCAGCATGAACCTTTTTATAAATCTCTGAACGTGTAAGTACATGAAGTGTCTCACTCCTCTGCCCTTTTGTAGTGCACTATTTGCTGTTTTGATCATATCTCACTCACATAAAAGCTTACAATTTCCCTGTCACGACTGGTCAGTCGTGAGACCGAGAGCTACTGCTACTGGGGCCTGTGTAAACCCCTTCTTGGAGTCTTGATGCCTGCGTTACCATTAAGGGCTAAGGCACCGGCTTGTACCCACTGTAGCTGGAACGAGACCAGTGGCGTCGCTCTCACGAGAATCTTCGTACACGTCAGCCGTCCAAATTGCTGCACGCCTCGATACCTGGAAATGTACATACGGCCGTAGACGTCCAGCTCAACAATACAGAGCGACGAAACCCTACAAAGACCGATCACGGCTCGGCTCGTGAGAGAAAGTAAACCACTGCTGGAACGAGACAAGAAAGAAGGCACAAGTATCTATCCACATTGTCTTTGCCAATCCTGCACGCTTCCTTGGGCTTACAAACAATTTTAAGaagcacataaataaataataacttgcGAGTAAAAGTTCTTTAGGCCGGATGTTTCTTTATCAGATTTTTGTTGTGAACTCCTTAGTGTATAATGGTAAAGAAATATACCCGATTTTGGATATTGGTACGTATTAAAGAAATACTATAGAAATAAGATATGTTCTACaaggaaaaaaaaatcaacaaacaaCGGACCATTTTTGAAACCATGATGCGAGCCACATAAAAAAGTCACCAAATACTGTTAGAAAATCAATATTATTTTGGATATTTGTGCACTTTACATAACAATTTCAGACACAAAATCAATTgcttcatatttttaggattttgtaAATACAATTTTGTACCTTGGATAAGTGATATAAGTAAAGATCTTATGATGCACCTCTGAACCTTATGATGTCAAAGGTTCTTATGTTCGAGGAACATatgaaataaacaaaacaaaaatagacATGTAATAATGTAAACAAATCAAATGTGGATATCTAGGAATATGCAAAGACTTTTCTTCTCCTCTTTTGATGATGGGGACATAAAGAGAAAAACTAATTGATACATGTGCACATTGTTCTATCCGAATGGAAATGCATGTATTCTGATGATGGAGACCTAAAGATAATAAATCAATTTGAAGCCATGCACATTGTTCTGCCCATGGAATAAATGTTTACATAGCTTAACAAGGAAATATATTTCTCAGCTATTATTTGTCAAAGTTAATTCTTACCTCTGAACTCCAATACCTCAACTTTTTGGTCCATAAAATGCTAGATTTGGTCTTTTCTAAAACAATAATTATCTTAATGATGACATGTTGGCGATCGTTTGCACAT from Lolium rigidum isolate FL_2022 chromosome 4, APGP_CSIRO_Lrig_0.1, whole genome shotgun sequence encodes the following:
- the LOC124650632 gene encoding uncharacterized protein LOC124650632, yielding MSSQRMGRHQRRASQSVFALPENFAALDDVPASDEHRKASADGGAGEQQQGGRPAAGRHRRAMSMAVNSSRDLEMIKEDGGGYNNYNKIGA
- the LOC124650402 gene encoding metal tolerance protein 5-like, with amino-acid sequence MAAAAAGAGEGEELLVRTIEEGGGLCVGERSWRLNFDGLRRQEAEQQRPSRSLHDCLGMLAQRPGDVLAEYYNQQLEMLEGFSEMDTLTDRGCLPGLSKEEREKIARSETLAIRLSNIANMVLFAAKVYASLRSGSLAIIASTLDSLLDLLSGFILWFTAFSMQTPNPYRYPIGKRRMQPLGILVFASVMATLGLQIILESTRSLISDGGEFRLTKEQVMWVVDIMLAVTLVKLLLVIYCRSFTNEIVKAYAQDHFFDVITNIIGLVAALLANYFEGWIDPVGAIILAIYTIRTWSMTVLENVHSLVGQSASPEFLQKLTYLCWNHHKAVRHIDTVRAYTFGSHYFVEVDIVLPCDMPLQEAHDIGEALQEKLESLPEIERAFVHLDYEFTHQPEHARSYDT